A DNA window from Acidimicrobiia bacterium contains the following coding sequences:
- a CDS encoding transglycosylase SLT domain-containing protein encodes MAPTESRSRGVGLVAVLVLLTGLIVATPAGAGAASATCGGHPVTIRGTAGPDEIDGTSGRDVIDGGAGDDRIRGRGGNDVICGGAGKDVIFGNAGNDVIFGEKGGDTIRGGRGDDVLRGGNGNDRLFGKAGRDKAFGGFYSDVCKAEREHNCELNYRGPRDEEAWRNLVDRNFGDIGQTDNALIIIDCESNGDPFALNPNSGAAGLFQFLPSTWEKRSAETPFAGETPYHPKANAATARETYDAWV; translated from the coding sequence ATGGCGCCAACTGAAAGCCGCTCGCGGGGCGTAGGTCTCGTGGCTGTTCTCGTCCTCCTCACAGGTCTCATCGTCGCGACGCCCGCCGGCGCCGGTGCGGCGTCGGCGACCTGCGGCGGCCACCCCGTCACGATCAGAGGAACCGCCGGTCCCGATGAGATCGATGGCACCTCGGGGCGCGACGTCATCGATGGGGGAGCAGGCGACGACCGCATCCGCGGGCGCGGCGGGAACGACGTCATCTGCGGCGGGGCCGGCAAGGACGTGATCTTCGGAAATGCAGGCAACGACGTCATCTTTGGTGAGAAGGGTGGCGACACGATCCGGGGCGGCAGAGGGGACGACGTGCTGCGCGGCGGCAACGGCAACGACCGACTCTTCGGCAAGGCAGGCCGCGACAAGGCCTTCGGCGGCTTCTACAGCGACGTCTGCAAGGCCGAGCGGGAGCACAACTGCGAGTTGAACTACCGGGGTCCTCGCGACGAGGAGGCATGGCGCAACCTCGTCGACCGCAACTTCGGCGACATCGGTCAGACCGACAACGCCCTGATCATCATCGACTGCGAGTCGAACGGCGACCCGTTCGCCCTCAACCCGAACTCGGGGGCCGCAGGCTTGTTTCAGTTCCTCCCATCGACGTGGGAGAAGCGAAGCGCAGAGACGCCCTTCGCCGGCGAGACTCCGTACCACCCGAAGGCCAACGCGGCGACGGCGCGGGAGACGTACGACGCCTGGGT